A single window of Vigna unguiculata cultivar IT97K-499-35 chromosome 1, ASM411807v1, whole genome shotgun sequence DNA harbors:
- the LOC114182128 gene encoding sister chromatid cohesion 1 protein 3 isoform X1, producing the protein MFYSQTFLARKGPLSTVWIAAHLQHRLKKSHYTTTDIPSTVLRIMDPGVPIALRMSGYLLLGVVRIYSKKVEYLHQDCKDALTGLHKAFASIQFAQTEEVGPAPFQSVTLPGTFDLDAQNIDDQIDYTGTEDRNSRNPEDITLTDRIPVTTDYYVTVSFDEDVIMDSSHTEVLHDSGPIPMEEDIVPQSPSSLKGVGAADDGPSTQRESSTIQPDPTIHSPPQATTQVDPIEVRRGLGPSPPLPTQVEALEVGLDATNDDLNLENPPLFSNLEDNDPEPNRVHDSMIHDFDPERMSVPSQQRFNPPTPPTSQGGTTSDVPVLVDNTPNFVLPESPPIQQPQGRGRKRKQLFDENIVLKNKFMRSALNNPRDIMRKRREAPSSSLGIWKLNNSRRKEHIFYQPLLTGVDKNLLDICTGEYIRSRPHLVISEEDHADVGMAETLSPTNQVSEEPTAPTNQPPTDSVAPTNQPQVEQVAATSQISEEPIAATNQVTEEPITATSPVAAFDVEVEHARNVAVTPPPTFQAHSVVEDDYTSLDRRDDLTMTSLRDLSVASLGTNIASERMPTLDLGASPSAYGSETMQSPDSHMQHLINSAATDEFWFLNLGNNTPASSQGTSGSNMTLSERTKYTAEYLKRLNPITPILEDPAITPISEGSAGDLSDLSLNKILEGKTRHIAARMFFEVLVLQTNRLLEVKQDEPYGDISLKLATTPSNVQS; encoded by the exons ATGTTCTATTCCCAAACCTTTTTGGCGCGAAAGGGCCCACTTTCCACCGTGTGGATCGCCGCTCACCTCCAGCACCGCCTCAAGAAATCGCACTACACCACCACCGACATTCCCTCCACAGTCC TGCGCATCATGGACCCTGGTGTTCCCATCGCTCTCAGAATGTCTGGGTACCTTCTTCTTGGCGTGGTTCGGATATACTCCAAGAAAGTTGAGTATCTTCACCAAGACTGCAAGGACGCGTTGACGGGTCTCCACAAGGCCTTTGCTTCTATCCAGTTTGCTCAGACGGAGGAGGTGGGGCCAGCACCGTTTCAATCGGTGACTCTGCCTGGGACTTTTGACCTCGATGCGCAGAACATTGACGACCAAATAGATTACACAGG GACTGAGGATCGGAACTCCAGGAATCCGGAAGACATTACACTAACAG ATCGAATACCTGTGACAACAGATTATTACGTGACTGTATCTTTTGATGAG GATGTAATAATGGATTCTTCTCATACAGAAGTGCTGCATGACTCTGGCCCTATTCCAATGGAGGAGGA CATTGTTCCCCAGTCTCCATCATCATTGAAAGGCGTGGGTGCTGCAGATGATGGTCCAAGCACCCAAAGAGAATCATCAACTATCCAGCCGGATCCTACCATACATAGTCCTCCACAAGCAACCACCCAAGTTGACCCCATTGAGGTTCGTAGGGGGTTGGGCCCTAGTCCTCCACTACCAACCCAAGTCGAGGCACTTGAAGTTGGTCTTGATGCCACCAATGACGATCTCAACCTTGAAAACCCTCCACTATTTTCAAATCTCGAGGACAATGACCCTGAGCCAAACAGAGTTCATGACTCTATGATTCATGATTTTGATCCTGAAAGGATGTCTGTACCATCTCAGCAACGATTTAATCCTCCAACTCCACCTACATCTCAAGGGGGCACCACTTCAGATGTGCCGGTTCTTGTCG ATAACACTCCCAATTTTGTGCTTCCTGAAAGTCCACCAATACAGCAGCCACAAgggagaggaagaaaaagaaaacagttGTTTGATGAAAACATTGTGTTAAAGAATAA ATTCATGCGGAGTGCACTTAATAACCCACGTGATATAATGAGGAAAAGAAGGGAAGCTCCTTCCTCTAGCTTGGGTATATGGAAGTTGAACAATAGTCGAAGAAAAGAGCACATTTTTTACCAGCCCTTGTTAACTG GGGTTGACAAGAATCTTTTGGACATATGCACTGGTGAATATATACGTTCAAGACCTCATTTGGTCATCTCTGAGGAAGATCATGCTGATGTTGGAATGGCTGAAACTCTTTCTCCAACCAACCAAGTCTCTGAAGAGCCAACAGCTCCTACTAACCAGCCCCCTACAGATTCTGTAGCTCCTACTAACCAACCCCAAGTGGAGCAAGTAGCGGCTACAAGCCAAATCTCTGAAGAACCAATAGCAGCTACTAACCAAGTTACTGAAGAGCCAATAACTGCTACATCGCCTGTTGCTGCGTTTGATGTAGAAGTTGAACATGCTCGTAATGTTGCTGTCACTCCCCCTCCCACCTTCCAAGCACACAGTGTGGTTGAGGATGACTACACGAGCCTTGATAGAAGAGATGACTTGACTATGACTTCACTTCGTGACCTATCAGTTGCTTCTTTGGGAACAAATATTGCATCTGAGAGAATGCCGACACTAGATTTAGGGGCATCACCTAGTGCTTATGGATCAGAAACAATGCAATCTCCAGATTCACATATGCAGCACTTGATCAATTCTGCTGCAACAGAT GAGTTTTGGTTTCTGAATCTGGGCAACAACACACCAGCCA GTTCACAAGGTACAAGTGGAAGTAACATGACATTGTCTGAAAGGACCAA GTATACAGCTGAATATTTGAAAAGACTTAATCCAATCACCCCAATTTTGGAGGACCCTGCAATCACCCCTATTTCGGAGGGCTCTGCTGGAGATCTCTCTGATCTCAGCTTGAACAAGATTTTGGAAGGGAAAACACGCCATATTGCTGCTCGTATGTTCTTTGAAGTATTG GTTTTACAGACTAATAGACTTCTTGAAGTAAAACAAGATGAACCTTATGGTGATATCAGCTTGAAGTTGGCCACAACGCCTTCAAATGTTCAAAGTTGA
- the LOC114182128 gene encoding sister chromatid cohesion 1 protein 3 isoform X2, protein MFYSQTFLARKGPLSTVWIAAHLQHRLKKSHYTTTDIPSTVLRIMDPGVPIALRMSGYLLLGVVRIYSKKVEYLHQDCKDALTGLHKAFASIQFAQTEEVGPAPFQSVTLPGTFDLDAQNIDDQIDYTGTEDRNSRNPEDITLTDRIPVTTDYYVTVSFDEDVIMDSSHTEVLHDSGPIPMEEDIVPQSPSSLKGVGAADDGPSTQRESSTIQPDPTIHSPPQATTQVDPIEVRRGLGPSPPLPTQVEALEVGLDATNDDLNLENPPLFSNLEDNDPEPNRVHDSMIHDFDPERMSVPSQQRFNPPTPPTSQGGTTSDVPVLVDNTPNFVLPESPPIQQPQGRGRKRKQLFDENIVLKNKFMRSALNNPRDIMRKRREAPSSSLGIWKLNNSRRKEHIFYQPLLTGVDKNLLDICTGEYIRSRPHLVISEEDHADVGMAETLSPTNQVSEEPTAPTNQPPTDSVAPTNQPQVEQVAATSQISEEPIAATNQVTEEPITATSPVAAFDVEVEHARNVAVTPPPTFQAHSVVEDDYTSLDRRDDLTMTSLRDLSVASLGTNIASERMPTLDLGASPSAYGSETMQSPDSHMQHLINSAATDEFWFLNLGNNTPASRFYLNAISNLIFLFTRYKWK, encoded by the exons ATGTTCTATTCCCAAACCTTTTTGGCGCGAAAGGGCCCACTTTCCACCGTGTGGATCGCCGCTCACCTCCAGCACCGCCTCAAGAAATCGCACTACACCACCACCGACATTCCCTCCACAGTCC TGCGCATCATGGACCCTGGTGTTCCCATCGCTCTCAGAATGTCTGGGTACCTTCTTCTTGGCGTGGTTCGGATATACTCCAAGAAAGTTGAGTATCTTCACCAAGACTGCAAGGACGCGTTGACGGGTCTCCACAAGGCCTTTGCTTCTATCCAGTTTGCTCAGACGGAGGAGGTGGGGCCAGCACCGTTTCAATCGGTGACTCTGCCTGGGACTTTTGACCTCGATGCGCAGAACATTGACGACCAAATAGATTACACAGG GACTGAGGATCGGAACTCCAGGAATCCGGAAGACATTACACTAACAG ATCGAATACCTGTGACAACAGATTATTACGTGACTGTATCTTTTGATGAG GATGTAATAATGGATTCTTCTCATACAGAAGTGCTGCATGACTCTGGCCCTATTCCAATGGAGGAGGA CATTGTTCCCCAGTCTCCATCATCATTGAAAGGCGTGGGTGCTGCAGATGATGGTCCAAGCACCCAAAGAGAATCATCAACTATCCAGCCGGATCCTACCATACATAGTCCTCCACAAGCAACCACCCAAGTTGACCCCATTGAGGTTCGTAGGGGGTTGGGCCCTAGTCCTCCACTACCAACCCAAGTCGAGGCACTTGAAGTTGGTCTTGATGCCACCAATGACGATCTCAACCTTGAAAACCCTCCACTATTTTCAAATCTCGAGGACAATGACCCTGAGCCAAACAGAGTTCATGACTCTATGATTCATGATTTTGATCCTGAAAGGATGTCTGTACCATCTCAGCAACGATTTAATCCTCCAACTCCACCTACATCTCAAGGGGGCACCACTTCAGATGTGCCGGTTCTTGTCG ATAACACTCCCAATTTTGTGCTTCCTGAAAGTCCACCAATACAGCAGCCACAAgggagaggaagaaaaagaaaacagttGTTTGATGAAAACATTGTGTTAAAGAATAA ATTCATGCGGAGTGCACTTAATAACCCACGTGATATAATGAGGAAAAGAAGGGAAGCTCCTTCCTCTAGCTTGGGTATATGGAAGTTGAACAATAGTCGAAGAAAAGAGCACATTTTTTACCAGCCCTTGTTAACTG GGGTTGACAAGAATCTTTTGGACATATGCACTGGTGAATATATACGTTCAAGACCTCATTTGGTCATCTCTGAGGAAGATCATGCTGATGTTGGAATGGCTGAAACTCTTTCTCCAACCAACCAAGTCTCTGAAGAGCCAACAGCTCCTACTAACCAGCCCCCTACAGATTCTGTAGCTCCTACTAACCAACCCCAAGTGGAGCAAGTAGCGGCTACAAGCCAAATCTCTGAAGAACCAATAGCAGCTACTAACCAAGTTACTGAAGAGCCAATAACTGCTACATCGCCTGTTGCTGCGTTTGATGTAGAAGTTGAACATGCTCGTAATGTTGCTGTCACTCCCCCTCCCACCTTCCAAGCACACAGTGTGGTTGAGGATGACTACACGAGCCTTGATAGAAGAGATGACTTGACTATGACTTCACTTCGTGACCTATCAGTTGCTTCTTTGGGAACAAATATTGCATCTGAGAGAATGCCGACACTAGATTTAGGGGCATCACCTAGTGCTTATGGATCAGAAACAATGCAATCTCCAGATTCACATATGCAGCACTTGATCAATTCTGCTGCAACAGAT GAGTTTTGGTTTCTGAATCTGGGCAACAACACACCAGCCAGTAGGTTCTACTTAAATGCCAtatcaaatttgatttttct GTTCACAAGGTACAAGTGGAAGTAA